A portion of the Kazachstania africana CBS 2517 chromosome 2, complete genome genome contains these proteins:
- the KIN1 gene encoding serine/threonine protein kinase KIN1 (similar to Saccharomyces cerevisiae KIN1 (YDR122W) and KIN2 (YLR096W); ancestral locus Anc_8.279), producing MANANTRESPNDSDMQTDESVITNTNLSGVLGIPQRTDVTASEENSGGRIQLGEWIFSRTLGKGAKGTVKLAKHRASGQICAVKITIRYQSVILNKCNTQNIEDVKCSKEFKTAIQHDRRTMQEFQLSRVLRHPHICKFYKMEEMRYHYYMFLEYIQGCTLLEYVSSQNAKKLNEEIARDFAGQILNALAYLHSNNIVHRDLKMENIMVTNEDKTIKLIDFGLGCFYDQNSTLNDYCGSLYYAAPEVLKRDYYIGPEVDIWSFGVVLYIMVTGKLPFKGRSKGRLMKHILSGQVKFPNFLSMDVISLLSRILEIDLSFRFSLSDIIKHQWFWICDIKYWELIYPMCKREKITEYTISFSVLSEMRHLNFIFDIDETYDDLCDIVTEWRYLRLADISQYIVLDYLWDPKGNENLLPYAGSILGYHPLISKYYLVRDWMHYSEFSRRLCLFCHDRRSTDIDKEFPETYSLCDDYMDMMRIHGDSKVFYETSRVTKRDHPLEIRQGLFTNIDCETEDSSLMENHSHLSEHFTDSPLYEERQS from the coding sequence ATGGCAAATGCTAATACGAGAGAGTCGCCGAATGACAGCGACATGCAAACAGATGAATCTGTAATTACAAACACAAATTTGAGCGGAGTACTTGGTATACCTCAAAGAACTGATGTTACAGCTTCTGAGGAAAACTCAGGTGGAAGGATACAACTAGGTGAatggattttttcaagaacgTTAGGCAAAGGTGCCAAAGGTACAGTTAAGCTAGCAAAACATAGGGCTTCCGGTCAAATCTGCGCTGtaaaaataacaattcGGTACCAGTCAGTTATTCTAAATAAATGCAATACCCagaatattgaagatgtaAAATGTAgcaaagaattcaaaactGCAATACAACATGACAGAAGGACCATGCAAGAATTTCAACTGAGTAGAGTTCTTCGACATCCTCATATATGCAAATTTTATAAGATGGAAGAGATGCGCTACCATTATTATATGTTTCTAGAGTATATTCAGGGTTGTACACTACTAGAATATGTTTCTTCACAGAAtgccaaaaaattaaatgaggAAATAGCTAGAGACTTCGCAGGGCAAATACTGAATGCCCTGGCGTATTTGCACTCTAATAACATTGTACACAGAGACCTGAAGatggaaaatataatgGTCACCAATGAAGATAAGACAATCAAACTCATAGACTTCGGTCTAGGATGCTTTTACGACCAAAATAGTACTTTAAATGATTATTGTGGTTCTTTGTACTATGCTGCACCGGAAGTACTGAAGAGAGATTATTATATTGGACCGGAAGTTGATATATGGTCCTTTGGCGTGGTCCTATACATTATGGTAACAGGAAAACTTCCCTTTAAGGGAAGAAGCAAAGGGAGACTGATGAAGCATATTTTATCTGGTCAAGTGAAGTTCCCAAACTTTCTCTCCATGGATGTCATTTCGCTGCTATCGAGAATTCTAGAAATTGATCTGTCTTTTAGGTTCAGTCTGTCAGACATTATTAAACATCAATGGTTTTGGATTTGTGACATCAAATACTGGGAGCTTATCTACCCCATGTGTAAAAGAGAGAAGATAACAGAATATACGATTAGCTTCAGTGTTCTGAGCGAAATGCGTCATCttaactttatttttgatatagaCGAAACATACGATGACTTATGTGACATTGTCACCGAATGGCGCTACTTGCGTTTAGCAGACATTAGCCAATATATTGTATTAGATTATTTGTGGGATCCCAAAGGAAATGAAAACCTATTACCATATGCTGGTTCTATCCTAGGATACCATCCGttgatatcaaaatattacttAGTGCGAGATTGGATGCATTATTcagaattttcaagaagGCTATGCCTGTTTTGCCATGATCGAAGATCTACTGATATAGATAAAGAATTTCCGGAAACATACTCATTGTGTGATGATTATATGGATATGATGAGGATACATGGCGATTCAAAGGTCTTCTATGAGACCTCGAGAGTGACGAAACGGGATCATCCGTTAGAGATTAGGCAAGGGCTCTTTACCAACATAGATTGTGAAACAGAGGATAGTAGCTTGATGGAGAATCACAGCCATTTGAGTGAGCACTTTACAGACAGTCCTCTATATGAGGAGAGGCAATCTTGA
- the KAFR0B05440 gene encoding uncharacterized protein (similar to Saccharomyces cerevisiae YDR119W-A; ancestral locus Anc_8.273) → MPNKQLFRTLNFARFYAATSKTHAQHIGPPYLYLKAKQDVKTIAAWGTFLLVALGWPSVIYYSRRR, encoded by the coding sequence ATGCCTAATAAACAACTCTTCAGAACTTTAAACTTTGCTAGATTTTATGCTGCAACGAGCAAAACACATGCCCAACACATTGGACCACCATATCTTTATTTGAAAGCTAAGCAAGACGTTAAAACCATCGCTGCCTGGGGTACATTTCTGTTAGTGGCGTTAGGTTGGCCTTCAGTGATTTATTATAGTCGTAGAAGATAG
- the APC4 gene encoding anaphase promoting complex subunit 4 (similar to Saccharomyces cerevisiae APC4 (YDR118W); ancestral locus Anc_8.270) — protein MNELNPKERSYCVYNKKLPLYTEKGPKGLMVYRRSDNTAIAHTIIKKWELVAGIYWDKISGKYLSIFFRDGSIRIIDVFKDGKLVAFLRTQFKNVDCTYWDRIEEQTTNEMKQFNKNIVDLMPSLIQFVSSANKLSLIPYTPSNANWRELDAKWKKNRVIDMHCLHQSETDSFLMVLNGDYYLTLKTPETDLSEKVPACSLIKSANSLYQCIYKDGSARKIDTSSFLSSKSCIDLLECILSLKDMSKYTRNHLDLLERVIIKPYLDFLEKICDGAFGREKLINELKITFLLGTISDELQDWLHYSVGDKNVTQWRTLCHDAYQQTTELFTIALMCACERMILLSERCFGLIMAFQFESGADDNSRLHELNELMSNLQDMLKSIIYTAEESANKFEMLKIFLSWLNDRVHEELDDDYKPQLSITQNSNTCYKLGKSFEYLLQEGKKDSEDILNFDIIKHTLEKIEANISRMNTKYIEPILENKIAIDTKIPFFKANYSPELTVTVRDIVKISQIPYVLYVVQLSSVTPTPINEVRVGTANIDGTSTNEKILPLSVVQMSNDIAVIKIIEEPSKKSKEYEIICSGAKEMITVYKTTLHIRDGRIEMALGPSN, from the coding sequence ATGAATGAATTGAATCCAAAGGAGAGATCTTATTGTGTTTACAATAAAAAGTTACCGCTTTATACGGAAAAGGGACCCAAAGGTCTCATGGTATATAGAAGATCTGACAATACTGCAATTGCACACAccattattaaaaaatggGAACTGGTAGCAGGTATATATTGGGACAAGATTAGTGGAAagtatctttcaatttttttccgTGATGGTTCAATCAGAATAATAGATGTTTTCAAAGATGGTAAGTTAGTGGCTTTTCTAAGGACTCAGTTCAAAAATGTAGATTGCACATATTGGGATCGCATTGAAGAACAAACGACCAATGAAATGAaacaatttaataaaaatatagtTGATCTCATGCCCTCTCTTATCCAGTTTGTAAGTTCCGCCAATAAGTTATCGTTAATTCCCTATACGCCATCTAATGCGAATTGGAGAGAGTTAGATGCCaaatggaagaaaaatagaGTTATAGATATGCATTGTTTACATCAAAGTGAAACTGATAGTTTTCTTATGGTTTTAAATGGAGATTATTATTTAACTTTGAAAACACCGGAGACGGATTTATCTGAGAAAGTACCAGCATGCTCCTTAATTAAAAGCGCTAATTCACTATACCAGTGCATCTATAAAGATGGCTCTGCAAGAAAGATTGATACAAGTTCTTTTTTAAGTTCGAAATCATGCATAGATCTATTAGAGTGTATTTTGTCGCTGAAAGACATGTCAAAATACACTCGAAATCACTTGGATTTATTAGAGAGAGTAATAATAAAGCCTTACTTagattttttggaaaagataTGTGACGGTGCTTTTGGTCGGGAAAAGCTTATAAATGAACTTAAGATAACATTCCTGTTAGGTACTATTTCAGATGAGTTACAAGATTGGTTACATTATAGCGTCGGTGACAAAAACGTCACGCAGTGGAGAACATTATGTCACGATGCTTATCAACAAACAACAGAATTATTTACTATAGCACTGATGTGTGCATGCGAGCGTATGATTTTGCTGAGCGAAAGATGCTTTGGTCTTATAATGGCGTTTCAATTCGAGAGTGGAGCGGATGACAACAGTAGGTTACATGAATTAAACGAACTAATGAGTAATTTACAGGATATGCTAAAATCTATCATTTATACAGCTGAAGAATCGGCTAACAAGTTTGAGATgctcaaaatatttctaagCTGGTTAAACGATAGAGTGCACGAGGAATTAGATGACGATTATAAACCTCAATTGTCTATTACTCAAAACTCCAATACTTGCTATAAATTAGGTAAATCGTTTGAATATTTGTTACAAGAGGGAAAAAAGGATTCTGAAGACATTCTAAATTTCGATATTATCAAGCATACGCTGGAAAAGATAGAGGCTAATATATCTCGTATGAACACAAAATACATAGAACCAATTTTAGAGAATAAAATAGCTATTGATACTAAGATACCTTTCTTTAAAGCTAACTATTCGCCAGAGCTTACTGTGACGGTACGAGATATTGTAAAAATTTCCCAAATACCCTACGTGCTTTATGTGGTACAGCTATCTTCGGTGACACCTACACCCATTAATGAAGTTAGGGTTGGTACAGCCAATATAGATGGCACATCCACTAATGAGAAAATATTGCCGCTATCTGTGGTTCAAATGTCAAATGATATTGCTgttatcaaaataatagaagAACCTAGTAAAAAATCGAAAGAATACGAAATTATATGTAGCGGAGCTAAAGAAATGATCACCGTATATAAAACAACATTACATATCAGAGACGGGAGAATAGAGATGGCTCTTGGCCCATctaattga
- the VBA4 gene encoding Vba4p (similar to Saccharomyces cerevisiae YDR119W; ancestral locus Anc_8.272), translating to MGKKDKQRKRLRKFVQLKEAQRLFDDPTTPIAKETILANAIPIKLETKLNATLPTAKKEPDHELQRIKKGTESCLFSPKLTTSNPLRETDLSLSTNERIIDKSVAITTSLRESHSLELGSEYGSIDFENSVAKDGNFNVCQAHQIKISATRLHFIIACICISMLSLGADFSFTLVSSPSISSEFDHLADFFIIFGIYLLAIPIAFYVTSLTIKKYFISSTILSNLLALISSLSCTYFKGLNMLVLSRILFGAACGSCCYIDLTLCEKLVPTNTKNKYSNIALAHFGLGTIIPALLLNRNILTEWSSMETTITVIFAPLIVSFWLALPKTDKNTFEYSLHGMKMRHYLILLLTLFTTSALYIIACSSFDFPITYSSLSLWFTYLAVVFYAAKESRNKGIYDAEISCWFLTGAYVSTTSFIFMLMEIQDLNTKSLYLSLTLSTFLGAVVAKKFLEDHIYINMVIQLILLVLQGKVIDVHSFVTSKTIYLTALTSTLMFSFGVALGSYFSKLNKEKNIITILGEGTTSALFAIIVSGVPFKGIVQENLKRELSQYLPGDHSVDELKYAIKKALSSVEWIREDSPDLISTSIFSCYLDSIRYVFIFNLFCTCIGISFFHLARTHKQSSI from the coding sequence ATGGGTAAAAAAGACAAGCAACgtaaaagattaagaaaatttgttCAGTTGAAGGAAGCTCAAAGACTTTTCGATGATCCGACGACTCCAATTGCGAAAGAGACTATATTAGCGAATGCCATTCCAATTAAACTGGAAACCAAATTGAATGCAACGTTACCTACAGCCAAAAAAGAACCCGATCACGAGCTGCAGAGAATTAAAAAAGGTACAGAGAGCTGTCTATTTTCTCCCAAATTAACTACTTCCAATCCACTTAGAGAAACTGATCTCTCTCTTAGTACCAATGAGAGAATAATTGATAAGTCTGTTGCCATAACCACATCTTTAAGAGAATCTCATTCTCTGGAGTTGGGGTCAGAATATGGTAGCATTGATTTTGAGAATAGTGTAGCTAAAGATGGCAATTTTAACGTGTGCCAGGCTCACcaaattaaaatttcagCAACTAGACTTCATTTTATAATCGCATGCATTTGCATTTCAATGTTATCATTAGGTGCCGATTTTAGCTTCACTCTTGTATCATCACCTAGCATAAGCTCAGAATTTGATCATCTAGcagatttttttatcatctttGGTATTTATTTGTTAGCAATACCGATTGCTTTTTATGTTACCTCGTTGactatcaaaaaatattttattagcTCAACCATACTATCCAATTTACTTGCTTTAATAAGCAGCCTATCATGTACTTATTTCAAGGGATTGAACATGTTGGTATTGTCTCGTATTCTGTTTGGTGCAGCTTGTGGATCATGTTGTTATATAGATCTCACATTATGTGAAAAGTTAGTACCAACTAATACTAAAAACAAGTATTCTAATATCGCTCTTGCACACTTTGGTTTAGGTACAATTATACCCGCTCTGTTGCTaaatagaaatattttaactGAGTGGAGCAGCATGGAAACTACCATCACAGTCATCTTCGCTCCTTTGATAGTTAGTTTCTGGTTAGCCCTACCGAAGACCGATAAAAACACGTTTGAATATAGTCTACATGGCATGAAAATGAGGCATTATCTGATACTGCTCCTTACTCTCTTCACAACATCTGCCCTTTACATTATTGCATGTTCGAGTTTTGATTTCCCCATTACGTACAGCTCACTTTCCCTGTGGTTCACATATTTGGCTGTTGTATTTTACGCTGCTAAAGAAAGTAGGAACAAAGGGATATATGACGCAGAAATATCTTGCTGGTTTCTAACGGGTGCATATGTCTCCACGACAAGCTTCATTTTTATGCTAATGGAAATTCAAGATCTCAATACAAAGTCATTATATCTATCATTGACTCTATCGACATTCCTGGGTGCGGTCGTTGCCAAAAAATTCCTAGAAGaccatatttatataaatatggtCATTCAACTAATTTTGTTAGTTTTACAAGGGAAGGTAATAGATGTACATTCATTCGTCACCTCAAAAACCATCTACCTGACGGCTCTGACCTCCACCTTAATGTTTTCATTTGGGGTGGCCCTTGGTTcgtatttttcaaaattaaacaaggaaaagaatattattactatctTAGGTGAGGGAACGACATCCGCTCTTTTCGCTATAATTGTCAGCGGCGTCCCATTTAAGGGAATAGTTCAAGAAAACCTAAAAAGAGAGTTGAGCCAATACCTACCAGGAGACCATTCAGtcgatgaattgaaatatgCTATTAAAAAAGCGCTAAGCTCAGTAGAGTGGATTAGGGAAGATTCTCCAGACCTCATCTCCACTTCTATCTTCTCCTGCTATCTCGATTCTATCAGATATgtttttatcttcaatcttttttGTACGTGCATTGGCATCAGTTTTTTTCACTTAGCTAGAACCCACAAACAATCTTCAATTTAA
- the TMA64 gene encoding Tma64p (similar to Saccharomyces cerevisiae TMA64 (YDR117C); ancestral locus Anc_8.269), with amino-acid sequence MFKKEPRIKALSKLKNSDRKKLVQSLKAQLKSDEDISVAGDSIMQTNFISTTAAGTIYTDSNSIPIMFKTKHSDTLYPTSFLLWSNNGLLSTVRTHSVVVENYIFNGADLMIAGTVPPFDSTLTIGTICAVATKEAPDVAIAVGIVKLNLPEYQQVLGKTGVAVEILHHFEDALFSTFKAKLEIPASVKSILQEETTADVAKESDAEQESQSVTEPPSGSEGPDDIAEVLDELTVEDVDYFIRRALYFTMVQDNTLTLPVVASAFMSNHIMRNLPDVDHKKVNIKRTSWKKTAKFLKYFEKEGFLKLKGKGDDLIIVGMNKDKDELKNFVPYKIGNTAKKAASKSDSTQTQGVSVSSVNLYKPINLGQKFIKESNISGGPMYTSLEIRNCINDYIIKKNLVDEKDKKMVMLDDLLFAMVNRKIQNPIFPRIIPRANILEPLIANNFNEYFQLYKGDNTPLFKNPIKGQTPKIDIVTEMKIGRKVVTRVSNFENFRISPEELAADLRKLCSGSTTISETPKKVSEVQVQGPHGQLIIDHFNKSGIPSKFIQFENKVKRQKKKK; translated from the coding sequence ATGTTCAAAAAAGAACCACGCATCAAGGCACTGagtaaattgaaaaactcTGACCGAAAGAAACTTGTGCAATCGCTAAAAGCTCAATTAAAGAGCGATGAGGATATCTCTGTTGCCGGTGATTCTATAATGCAGACAAATTTCATATCAACTACTGCGGCAGGAACCATATACACGGACTCGAACAGTATCCCTATTATGTTCAAGACCAAGCACTCAGATACTTTATATCCAACCAGCTTTTTATTATGGTCTAATAATGGTTTATTATCTACGGTAAGGACCCACTCGGTAGTTGTCGAAAActatattttcaatgggGCAGATCTGATGATTGCAGGTACCGTTCCTCCATTTGATTCTACTTTGACGATTGGTACTATCTGTGCGGTAGCTACGAAAGAAGCGCCAGACGTGGCAATTGCAGTTGGGATTGTAAAGCTGAACTTGCCTGAATATCAACAAGTTTTGGGTAAAACTGGTGTCGCTGTAGAAATTTTACatcattttgaagatgcGCTATTTTCTACCTTCAAAGCTAAGCTAGAAATTCCAGCTTCAGTTAAAAGTATATTACAGGAAGAAACTACCGCTGACGTTGCAAAGGAATCGGATGCAGAACAAGAAAGTCAATCGGTTACCGAGCCACCTTCTGGCTCTGAGGGACCTGATGATATTGCTGAGGTTTTAGATGAATTAACCGTTGAGGATGTAGACTACTTTATAAGAAGGGCATTATACTTCACAATGGTACAGGATAATACCCTTACACTTCCTGTTGTAGCTTCAGCTTTCATGTCGAATCATATTATGCGGAACCTTCCAGACGTTGACCATAAAAAGGTTAATATCAAAAGGACTTCCTGGAAGAAGACAGCCAAATTtctgaaatattttgaaaaagaaggcTTTCTTAAATTAAAGGGTAAAGGTGATGATTTGATCATTGTTGGTATGAATAAGGATAAAGAcgaactgaaaaattttgttccTTACAAAATCGGAAATACAGCGAAGAAAGCTGCCTCCAAATCAGATAGTACTCAAACTCAAGGTGTATCAGTAAGCTCCgtaaatttatataagCCAATCAATCTGGgacaaaaatttatcaaagaatCGAATATTTCAGGAGGTCCCATGTACACTTCTTTAGAAATCAGAAATTGTATTAATGATTACATCATCAAGAAGAACTTAGTAGATGAAAAGgataaaaaaatggtcATGTTGgatgatttattatttgcTATGGTCAATAGGAAAATACAAAATCCTATATTTCCAAGGATCATACCAAGAGCTAACATACTAGAACCATTAATTgcaaataatttcaatgaatacTTCCAACTTTATAAAGGTGACAATACccctcttttcaaaaaccCAATCAAGGGTCAGACACCAAAAATCGACATAGTGACAGAAATGAAAATCGGTAGAAAGGTAGTTACAAGagtttccaattttgaaaattttagaatatcTCCAGAAGAATTGGCGGCCGATTTAAGAAAGCTCTGTAGCGGCTCAACAACGATATCTGAAACGCCAAAAAAGGTTTCAGAAGTTCAAGTACAAGGGCCACATGGACAGTTAATTATTGATCATTTTAATAAATCCGGAATTCCTAGCAAATTCATACAATTCGAAAATAAGGTGAAgagacaaaaaaaaaagaaatag
- the MRPL1 gene encoding mitochondrial 54S ribosomal protein uL1m (similar to Saccharomyces cerevisiae MRPL1 (YDR116C); ancestral locus Anc_8.268) yields MNFLRVRGPTLPNLLFGTRSLQTSRLWLEEASVAPSKTNKQQAKKKMLRDFLRSRKQAREPASNHPLYMKVPDALRFLRAVEVGQPRSQQTITLTTLVISEKGVPPVYGNVQLPTPLRNSKVVVLSDDPKKLEEVQDNFKNVHLVGGRELVDKFKNEDIEIDFDKVVATPDILNYTNQNLGKMFGPKGLLPNVKKGTVSENLIELMNENVSSMPFRQRAGCISLGIGKVEFSDKQILENIIATREAFLNTLSNQKTKKQSTLGKTTLTSTHGPGIVIDFI; encoded by the coding sequence ATGAATTTCTTACGAGTTAGAGGCCCAACATTACcaaatcttctttttggtACACGATCATTACAAACTTCGAGATTATGGCTCGAGGAAGCATCTGTTGCTCCGTCTAAAACTAATAAACAGCAAgcgaagaagaaaatgctaAGGGACTTCCTCAGATCGAGAAAGCAAGCTAGAGAACCAGCATCCAACCATCCTTTATATATGAAAGTCCCCGATGCATTGCGATTTTTAAGAGCGGTGGAAGTGGGACAGCCTAGGTCGCAACAGACTATAACACTAACAACACTAGTGATATCGGAAAAAGGTGTCCCTCCTGTCTATGGTAACGTTCAATTGCCTACGCCATTACGCAATAGTAAAGTTGTTGTACTGAGTGATGATCCTAAGAAGCTGGAGGAGGTTCAGGAcaacttcaaaaatgttCATTTAGTTGGTGGGAGGGAATTAGTTGATAAGTTTAAAAACGAGGATATTGAAATAGATTTTGACAAAGTAGTAGCGACTCCTGACATTCTAAATTATACGAATCAAAACCTGGGTAAAATGTTTGGACCCAAAGGGCTGCTACCTAATGTCAAGAAAGGTACTGTTTCggaaaatttgattgaacTGATGAACGAAAATGTTAGTAGCATGCCATTTAGACAGCGTGCAGGATGCATTAGTTTAGGTATTGGAAAGGTAGAATTTAGTGACAAACAGATTCTCGAGAATATAATTGCCACTCGAGAAGCATTTCTGAACACTTTATCGAATCAGAAAACGAAGAAGCAAAGTACATTGGGCAAGACGACGTTAACCAGTACCCATGGTCCTGGTATTGTCATTGACTTTATTTAG
- the TRM1 gene encoding tRNA (guanine26-N2)-dimethyltransferase (similar to Saccharomyces cerevisiae TRM1 (YDR120C); ancestral locus Anc_8.274), which yields MLRSAINKIKSSFLQKNIKAAAKNNIKIEDFKIVKEGSAEILFPKKEDVFYNPIQQFNRDLSVMCIKAWDKMYRQEAQTKGNKRSKSSRFTSKKRKLEDGSTITEEIKEQDPEKYMRILEALSATGLRAIRYAKEIPNVKELVANDLIPAAVDSIQRNISFNEVDHLVKANLDDANALLYREKGQNNRFHVIDLDPYGTVTPFIDAALQNIEENGLLLVTCTDLSVLAGNGYPEKCFALYGGVNMVNHEATHESALRLVLNLINQTAAKYKKTVTPLLSLSIDFYVRVFVQVKTSPIEVKSLQSKTMITYHCTQCGSYHNQPLGRKSEVESKKKKNITQFKYSVAQGPPVDRKCRYCQGTYHLAGPMYAGPLHNEEFVKEVLKINKEDEKKQEDIYGTHKRIEGMLTLALNEVADSPFYFSPNHVSSILKLQVPQMKKVIAGLGSLGFQCSLTHAQPSSIKTNAPWEAIWYVMRQCDSEKDVSRMNPNTAGYKILSTMSSWLPSPSDEIKSSVFFDSSKLSFEENEQSGNVEKLRKLKIVRYQENPTKNWGPKARPNPSTKPSPQK from the coding sequence ATGTTGCGTTCCGCTATCAATAAGATAAAATCCTCCTTTTTACAGAAGAATATCAAAGCTGCTgctaaaaataatatcaagatagaagatttcaagattgTCAAAGAGGGAAGTGCTGAAATCTTGtttccaaagaaagaagatgtCTTCTACAATCCTATCCAACAATTCAACAGAGATTTAAGTGTCATGTGTATTAAAGCATGGGATAAGATGTACAGACAAGAAGCACAGACAAAGGGCAATAAACGTTCCAAGAGCAGTAGATTTACTtctaagaaaagaaaactagAAGATGGCTCTACCATCACTGAAGAGATTAAAGAGCAAGACCcagaaaaatatatgaGAATTTTGGAAGCTTTGTCGGCAACCGGTTTACGTGCAATTAGGTATGCTAAAGAAATTCCAAACGTAAAGGAACTTGTAGCAAACGATTTAATACCTGCTGCTGTGGACTctattcaaagaaatatctCCTTTAATGAAGTAGATCATCTAGTTAAGGCTAACTTAGATGATGCGAACGCTTTACTGTACCGTGAGAAGGGCCAAAATAATCGCTTCCATGTCATCGATTTGGATCCATACGGTACTGTTACGCCATTCATTGATGCAGCTttgcaaaatattgaagaaaatggtCTATTATTAGTTACATGCACCGATTTATCAGTTCTTGCAGGTAATGGATATCCAGAGAAATGTTTTGCACTATATGGTGGTGTTAACATGGTTAACCATGAAGCCACGCACGAAAGTGCCCTCAGATTGGTTTTAAACCTAATTAATCAAACCGCTGCAAAGTATAAGAAGACAGTTACTCCATTATTATCCCTAAGTATTGACTTCTATGTTCGTGTCTTCGTTCAAGTCAAAACAAGCCCGATTGAAGTTAAGAGTTTACAATCTAAAACTATGATAACATACCATTGTACACAGTGTGGTTCATACCACAATCAACCTTTAGGTAGAAAGAGTGAAGTGGAGagcaaaaagaagaaaaatatcactCAATTTAAATACAGCGTCGCTCAAGGTCCACCTGTGGATAGAAAATGTAGATATTGTCAAGGTACTTACCACCTTGCTGGTCCGATGTATGCAGGCCCCTTACacaatgaagaatttgttaaagaagttttaaaaattaataaagaGGATGAGAAAAAGCAAGAAGATATCTACGGCACACacaaaagaattgaaggTATGTTGACGTTAGCTCTTAATGAAGTTGCTGATAGCCCCTTCTATTTCAGCCCAAACCATGTTTCATCCATATTGAAGCTACAAGTTCCacagatgaagaaagttATAGCTGGTCTAGGTTCTCTTGGCTTTCAATGTTCCTTGACCCACGCTCAACCTTCATCTATCAAGACAAACGCTCCTTGGGAAGCTATTTGGTACGTTATGCGTCAATGTGACAGTGAAAAGGATGTAAGTCGTATGAACCCTAATACAGCAGgatataaaattttatcaactATGAGCTCTTGGTTACCTTCTCCCTctgatgaaataaaatcatcCGTCTTCTTTGATTCATCGAAGTTGTCATTCGAGGAAAATGAACAAAGTGGGAacgttgaaaaattaagaaagttAAAGATTGTTAGATACCAAGAAAACCCAACTAAAAATTGGGGACCTAAAGCTCGTCCAAATCCTTCAACAAAACCATCTCCAcagaaataa
- the DPB4 gene encoding DNA polymerase epsilon noncatalytic subunit (similar to Saccharomyces cerevisiae DPB4 (YDR121W); ancestral locus Anc_8.275), whose product MPPKGWRKDAQGNYPTTSYIKEQENITIDDLLFPKSIIVRLAKEVQDANNGDKKLVISKDASLALQRSATVFVNHLLLFAREIAREQDKKSCNSDDVLNALDHIGLPGLKALVVNRLDDYQKAQELKRQNKKTEQRDLVTQNDVEENQLEENDEDINKRVKLDERSNQTPAEEETPIQDENQSVTEDQDTNMLADES is encoded by the coding sequence ATGCCACCAAAGGGTTGGAGAAAGGATGCACAGGGTAATTATCCCACAACTTCATACataaaagaacaagaaaatatcacaATCGATGACCTACTTTTCCCAAAGAGTATAATTGTTAGGCTGGCAAAAGAAGTACAGGATGCAAATAATGGTGATAAGAAACTGGTCATAAGTAAAGATGCATCATTAGCACTACAGCGTAGTGCAACAGTTTTTGTGAACCACCTGCTTCTCTTTGCAAGAGAGATTGCCAGAGAACAGGACAAAAAAAGTTGCAATTCTGATGATGTACTGAATGCACTCGATCATATCGGCCTGCCAGGCTTAAAGGCCTTGGTTGTGAACAGGCTGGATGACTATCAGAAGGCTCAAGAGCTCAAGAGACAAAATAAGAAGACAGAACAGAGAGATTTGGTTACACAGAACGATGTAGAGGAAAATCAACTAGAAGAAAACGATGAAGACATAAATAAGAGAGTTAAACTGGACGAAAGATCAAACCAAACCCCTGCTGAAGAGGAAACACCAATCCAGGATGAAAATCAAAGCGTTACCGAGGACCAGGATACCAATATGCTGGCTGATGAATCATGA